The following is a genomic window from Crossiella equi.
ACCGCAACCGCAGCTCCGGGGCCATCTTGGTGTTACCGCGCCAGTAATCCTCAACCAGCACAACGGTTTCCACCGCGAACATCCAGTCAGACTCAGTCCACAGGCGGCAGTGCGGCATGCGCCGGATCGACTCCCACCACTCCAGAGTCCTGGGGTGCCAAGGGTTCTCGTCGTTCTCGGGCAGGTCCGGCGACGGCCCGGGGTACGGGGTGGCCTCCACCTCGACCCAGTTGTACGCCTTGGGGTTGCGGTTGCGCGGGTTGTCCGAGGGAGGCCGTCCGGTCAGTGCCACTACGCACCCCCTCGTCCGGTCAGTGGTCGGGCTTGGGGTAGGGCTTGGCCAGGTGCGCGATCCTGCGCCGCATCGTCTTGGTCAAGGGCAGGACGTACCGGTGCTTGAGCGAGGCAACCTTGAGGTGCTGCACCTCGGGGTCGATCGTGCGGCGAACGAAGTCCTCGGCCTTCTCCCCTGCGGGGCGGTTCACGGCCATGTGCCGCAGCGTCCGGCCGTGCACCACGCGCCCGCCGGTCAGCCGGTAGTAGCTGTTGTACGGCGAGGTCAGCCCGGTGTAGATCCAGTTCCCGGCCTGGTAGATCCCGCCGTGGTGGCCGTGCGCGGTGTCGGCATAGGAGACCACGGCCAGCAGGCCGGGGCAGGCCGCGCGGAGCTGGCGCAGCGCGGCGGCCACAATGCGTGTCACGGGCTGTTCGTGCTCCCGCAGGGCAATCCGGGTCAGCTCCACGCACTGAGCCTGTGAGAGGCCGTAAGGGCTCCCGATGTTGTTCGTGGCTCCCCGGCCCACCACCACGGCCCCGACGAACACGCCCCACTCCCACACGCCGAAGCAGGCGTTTTTGCCAGCGGCGGGCATTCGCTGGCTGTAGTGCCAGTGCCGGACCGCGTGCTGCGCGGCCGAGACGTGGCAGGGGGCCACCAGCAGCGGCACCGTGGGATCAGCCTGGATCGCGTCGACCTGGTGGAGCGTCGGCAGGCCGGGAGCGCTGGCGGGGGACCCAGGTGATGCGGTCCAGGTCGGGCAGGGAGTCGGCCGTGGTGGGCCGGAAGTCGGGGAGTTCGCCACTGCGGCCCCCCTTCCTCCGTGCGCGGGGCGGGGTGGGAAACAGCGGCGGCGTGGTCGTGGTGGTCTCCGTGCTGGTGGGGGTGGCCGGGCGGGATCTCGGAGGGCATGTCCGCCCTGGTGGGTCCGGCCCGCCTCCGGCCGGCCGGACCCACCAGGGCGGGAAGCAGGCGTGCCCGCGGTCATCGACCTGGGGCGGGTGGGGCCGCCCGGTGATGGCGCCGCTGCAACCGCGGCCGGGCGGTCGGGGTGCTGGACGTCGGCCAGGACGACCACCCCGGGGGCATCGTGCTGGCGCGGCCGAGAGGCCGGGGCCGGGAGCTGGGAGTTTCGTACACGCCGCGAGGCGCTATGACAGACCGGTAGGGCTGGTCAGGGGCACGGGGTCACCCCCCACCCCTGCCTGGTTCAGCCCGTCCGGCGCGGCCTGGTGCCCTTGCCGCCGCTCACCGGCTGTGACTGATCCGGGGCCGGATCGGCGTTGTCGGCGGGCAGCTCGTTCCCGGCCTGGCTGGGTTCGTCGTCCTGGTGCTCACGCACAGCGAACCCGGAGGCCAGCAGCCACTCAGCCGATGCCGGGTCGCGCTCGACCACGGTCCCGGCCTGGTGGCCGCCAAGGTCGCGGAGCAGACGGATACGCATCGGGGGTTACCTCTCGATCAGGCCGGGGTGCGGCCGAGTGGGACGGGTGGCGGAGACGCGGGCAGCCGCCGACGCGCGGCCACCCTCTGCGCCGCTCTTGGACAGGTGGCAGGTGCGGCACAGCCCGCGCAGGTTGGAGTCCGAGTGGTCGTCCCCGGGCACGATGTGGTCCACCTCAGCGGAGGGCACGCGCCAGCAGGCCACGCACACAGGATCGCGGCGCAGGATGCGCGCGCGGATGCGCGGCCAGGCCGGGGGCAGACGAGACGAACGAGTGCTTCCGGTCCAGGCAGGCATGCATCACCGCCCGCCTGACCGTGCCTAAGCTGGACGGATGACTGAGCCGCTAGAGCCGCTGTACACGGGGGACCGTGCGCCGTTTGTGCGCGAACTCAGCGCGGGGTTGGTCGACCTGGCCGCCGATGACAGCGCGGCCTGCATCCGGTGTGGGGCGCAGGCGCTGCTGTACGCGCTGGACGTCGACCAATTCCAGTGGTTCACCTGCCTGGCCTGCCACGGCTACGTCATGGCTGAACTGCTGCGCGGAGGCCGGGACGGCCAACGCCCACCGCTTCCGCCGCTGGCGTAGCGGACAGCGAAAAGCCCCGGCACCAGGGGGGAGAGGTGCCGGGGCTTTTGCTTCGAGCCGGTCCGCCAGGGGGGTAGACGTGACCGACAGTTACAACCTAAGCGTTCGGTGCAGGTCAGCGCAACCCGGTTACTCGGGCGGCTGCTGCTCCCGGTAACGGGCGGCGTGCTTGAGCACGGTCGAGTAGGCCAGGCCGGTGCGCCGCCCGATCTCGGCGTAGCTCAGCTCCTCGCCGTTGGCCTCGGCCTCGGCCAGCAGCCCGGCCACCACCTCGGCCGCCTCCCGCTGCGGCACGGCATCGGCAGAGCCGCGCGGCCTGCCCCCGCGTGGCGCTGAGGCGCGTTCCTGGCGTAGCTGGCGGTGCGCCTGGATGGTGGAGCGCTTCCAGTGCTCCGTACCGCACACGACCGCGTCAGCGGCAGGAAGCAGGCGCGTGGGCTTCCCGGAGTCGGCTTCCCGGTCCTTCTTGGCGTAGGTGTTCCACGTGACCCTGGTGATGCCCAGCAGCTCCGCTGACTCCCTGGCGTCCAACAGGTCGGCGGGGTCCTCTTCGGACGGCAGAGCCGGGACCGGTTCACCGGCCACGTAGGCGCGCACCTGGTCCCGATCCCACAGGCGCGGGTGCCCCTTGCTGGGTGTGCCCGTGGTCAGGGTCGGCGGGTGACCAGGCTCCTCCCACGGCTGCTGACGCTTGAGCTGGTGGACGCTGCGGCCGTAGACCTCGGCCAGCCCGTCCAGGTCCACCGCTGTGCGGCCTGCGGGAATCACGGTCCTGCCTCCCTGATGCGTTGGTGGTGCTGGGAATGCCGGTGCCCCGGCTCCCTGGGAGGGGAGCCGGGGCACCGGGTCTGTCAGTCGCGCACCGCGCGCCGGACGTCGGGGATGTTCACCCCTTCGCGGGGGACGTAGGCGGTCATGCGACCGGCCAGCCACCCGGCCTCTTGCAGCTTGATGCCCTTGTCCATGTGCAGGACCGGGAACATCTCGGCGAACTTCTCCTCAACCCGGGTCAACTCGGCCTGCTGGATCGCGGCCACGGCCTCGGAGTCGGTGAAGTTCTCCCGGATCTCCTTGTGCAGCTTGCGAACCAGGTAGGCCACGCCGTGCCCGAACCCGCCGATGTAGGCGCGGCGGAAGTCGCGCCGCGCGCTGTTGCTCCGGCCGTCCGGGTGGTTCTGCATGGCCGCGTTCATGACCTGGACGGCCAGGACGTCCACCAGGGCAACGATCTCCGGGAGCATCAGGGCCAGCGCCTTACGGGCCGAGACGGTGCCCACGATCAGCACCACGCGGGGCCGGTCCTTGTCCTTGTTGAACATGTTGTTGCTGGTGGCCACCTTGCAGCCGAAGGACTCGGCGATGGACGCGACCAGCTCGGCGCGCGCCTTGCCGTCGTAGCCGCGTTCGTCGATCTCGAACCGCAGCACGTTGACGGCCTCACCCTTGCGGCCGGTGGTGTGGCGGTCGATCGCGGTGCCCAGCACCTCCACCAGCAGTCCGCGCAGGGAGTTGATCACGATCTCTCGCGCGGACT
Proteins encoded in this region:
- a CDS encoding HNH endonuclease; the protein is MPAWTGSTRSSRLPPAWPRIRARILRRDPVCVACWRVPSAEVDHIVPGDDHSDSNLRGLCRTCHLSKSGAEGGRASAAARVSATRPTRPHPGLIER
- a CDS encoding phage terminase small subunit; the encoded protein is MALTGRPPSDNPRNRNPKAYNWVEVEATPYPGPSPDLPENDENPWHPRTLEWWESIRRMPHCRLWTESDWMFAVETVVLVEDYWRGNTKMAPELRLRYGKLGVSYEDRLKLRIRYATEDAPQSSGPDAATVSRLDDRRRRLGGAP
- a CDS encoding Mom family adenine methylcarbamoylation protein, whose amino-acid sequence is MPLLVAPCHVSAAQHAVRHWHYSQRMPAAGKNACFGVWEWGVFVGAVVVGRGATNNIGSPYGLSQAQCVELTRIALREHEQPVTRIVAAALRQLRAACPGLLAVVSYADTAHGHHGGIYQAGNWIYTGLTSPYNSYYRLTGGRVVHGRTLRHMAVNRPAGEKAEDFVRRTIDPEVQHLKVASLKHRYVLPLTKTMRRRIAHLAKPYPKPDH